Part of the Polyangiaceae bacterium genome, TCCCCCGCCTCGACGAGGAGCTGCGCGATGTCGGCGTCGACGCGCGCGACCCGCCCCACGTACGCGTCCGCCAGCGCGAGCCCCGCCAGCGCGCGCGCGAAGCCGTCGTCGAAGCCCAGCGCCCGGAGGTTCATCCGCCCGTTTCCAGGTCGCCGTCCGCGAAGGGACGCGGCGCGCCGGGAGCGAGCCCGAGCGCCCAGTCCACCAGCTGCTCCGCGAAGCGGCGGAGCTCCCGCTCCTCCGGCAGGCGGTCAGCCCGCAGTTTCTTCGCCAGCATCACCGGGCCGAGCCCCGGCGCCACGCAGCAGGCATGCCGGCGAGTCTGGGCCGAAAGCCGCGCTTCGGTGACGCTCTCCACCAAGGCGACCAGCTCGCGCTTGCGCTCCGCCGGGCTCATGACTCGATGATTGTGGCTCCGTTGGGCGCCGCTGGCTAGATTCGCCCCATGTCCGATCCCGAGCCGACCTCGGGCGCGCCCCGCGCCGTCTTGCTCGCGCTCTCCGCCGCCTTCGTCGCGTTCGGCGTCGCTTTCCTCCTGGCTCCGACCAAGCTCGCCGCGTTCGCCGGCATCACGGCCGCCGGCAAGCTCGGATCCATCGAGCTCCGCGCCTTCTACGGCGGCATCGAGATCGGACTGGGGATCTTCCTGGCGGTCACCGCCATGCGCCGCGAGTGGCAGCTCCCCGGCCTCCTGTGCGCGCTCCTGTCGCTGCTCGGCGTCGCGGCTGCGCGCATCTACGGCATGACCGTGGAAGGCTGGCCCGGCGCCACCGTGCTCCTGTTCCTGGCCATCGAGCTCGCTGGCGTGGTCGCCGCGGGCTTCGGCTTGATGCGCATGAAGAAGAGCCCGGGCGAAGCGACGCTCGAGCACGACATCGCCGCGCTGCGACAAGACAAGACCGAGCTCATCGAGAAGACGAAGCCCATCGAGAAGACGAAGCCCATCGAGCGCACGGTGCGCCTCGAGCAGTCCAAGAAGGGCTGACTCAGCCCATCTTCACCTGCCCCGGTCCGAGCCAAGACGTCGAGCCGTCGGCCCACACCACCTCGTAGAGCGTGCCGTTGTAGACGCGCACGGTCGCCGGGTAGAAGCCCCCGTCGGGCCACTGCGCCAGGAGGCGCGTGCCCGGCGTGAACGCGCCCGGGTACGCCGGCTCCGGCTCGAGCTCGGCCAGCGCGACCTCCGAGCGCTCCCCCGACACGTCCCAGATGATCTCGGCGCGGTTCTCCACGACCTTCCCCACGCGCCCCGAGTACCACTCCGAGCCGCGACTGGTCCGCACTCGCGCGCCTTCGCCGAGCGACGGCGGACCGGGCGCGTCGGAGTAGTGGGTCAGCGTTCCACCCATCAGCCGGAGGCGCGAGGCCACGTGATCGGGCACCACGAACGCGACGATCTCCGCGCTCGTGAGCCCGAGCCCGAGCTCCGCGAGGCCCGGCGCGGCGGCGCGACCCAGCGCCTGCGCGCGCTCTGGGAGCTTCGCCTCTGCCACCAGCTCGCTCAGGCGCGGGACCTGCTTCGCGAGCTCGAGGGCGTGGCGCAAGAGGTGGGCCTTCACCCACTGCTCCACTGCGCCCTGGTCGGTCTTTCCCGCGAGCCCGTGGATCAAGCGCACCGGATCGCTCACGACGAGCGACACGCGCGCGTCGAGCCGCGGCGTCACCTTCTCGCCCACGGCAGGATCCAGCACTGGGTCCAGCGCGCCGCCGACCTGGAAGCTCTCCGCCACGCCCATCTTCACCCAGAACACGTCGTCACCCAGGATGGCGGTGCCGGGCCGCTGCTGCACGATGGGTCCCAGGAAGGCGATGACACGCGGATCCAGCACGTGCTCGCCGGGACCGAGCACCCCGGCGACGTGGCCTCGAGCCACGAAGGCCAGGGCCTGGCTGGGCAGGATGCGCGCCGTGGCGCCCACGAAGGCCGGCGACGCCGCGCGCTGGAGCAAGCTCGTGTGGTGGACCGCTTCGAGGGCGAGCACGTTCATACCCGAGAGCGTATCAGGTCGCGCGCCGAGGCCACCATCCACGCGAGCGTCAGGCCCATGGCGAAACGCTGCACGATCGGCAAGAGCGTCGAGCAGTCGCTCCTCGAGGACCAGTGATGGACGTAGAGCGCCATGTCGACGGCGGAAACGGCGAGCGCTGCGACTCCAACTCGACCGGTCGCCGCGGTGCTCGGGGAGCGGAGCTGTGCGTGGAGCGCCAGCGCGACGGCGACGAAGCCGGGGCCGCCCGCCGCCATCACCGCCACGCCGTGCCACGCGCCGTAGCGGTCCGAGGGCAAGAGCGGCACGCCGATCATGCCGAGGGTCGCGAGCAGACCCAGGCAGCGGACGGCGACGCCCACCCGGCGCCGCGCCGGCCAGAGCGACGGCAGGCCGGCGAACAGCGACGCCATGCTGCCGATCAGCGCGAACATCCCGAGTCGCGCGACGGTCGCCCCGGGATTCGGCCGCCCGTTCAGGCTGGTCGCGTGGAGCAGATCGCAGACGAAGTTCCCCCAGAATCGGTGCCCGATGGCGCTCGGATCGCACCAGGTGCCGCCGGGGTATAGCCACGCGGCGGCAACAGCGGCGGGCAGAAACAGCGCCGCTCCGGCCAGCGCCACGAAGCCGAGGACGCGCATGCGCCCGAGAGCATGCAACATTGGCGCTCCCGCGCGCCACGGGGCCCGCGCTAAGCTGACCGGATGATCCGGACCGTGAGCTTGTCATGGGCGCTGATCGGCGCTCTGGCCCTGGGTTGCAGCACCTCGGAGAGCGCCGGCGGCGACCCCGGTGAGCCCGGGCAGAACCTGGGCGTGAGCTGCGAGGGCAAATGCGACGGCTGGGGCTCCATCACCGCCCTCTGGCGCGACGCCAAGAAGCTCGATCTGGGCGACCTCCTGAGCGTGGGCGCAGGCTTCGCCTCCGACGGCCTGAACGACGCGCTGAGCATCAGCGACTACGCGGGCATCAAGCTCGGCGAGCCAATGGTCTACGCCACTGCCGCGAAGGCCCAGAACGACCTGACGCTCGGGAACCTGGACAACCTGGCCACCGGCCTTGCCGTCGCCTACGGCGAGCGCGAGCTGACCACCGAGGTGAACCAGCTCCGCCGCGATCACCTGCACTCGTCGGGCGACACCGTGTACGGCGAGTTCGCCTTCCAGACGTCCGCCGCATTCGGCCACAAATGGGGCCTCTCCGTCGGAGGCCTGGGCGGGGCGAGCGTGGCGCTCGGCTTCGACCTGGGCGCAAACCTCACGACCCGCGTGATCGCGCCATTCCAGAGCGAGGCCGGAGCGCTGGGCGGAGCCCCGCTCGCGGCGCTGAAAGGCGCGCGCGGCTTCGTGATGCCGCGCAGCGTGAACGACGTTCGCGCGATGAAGCCCGGGGAGCTCCTGGCGCTGAGCGGCTCCGGCGGCGTCGGCCTGAACCTCGGCGTTGGCGTGCCGCTGCTCGTGGCCACGCCCGCGGCCGGCGTCAGCTACAACCTCGTGCTCTCCGGCGGCCTGCGCGCGCACCTGCGCGGGCAGATGGACGTGCAGCTCGTGCGCTTGTCCGGTGATCAGGTGGTGGTGGACGTTGGCGTGTCCAACGCCAAGGTGCAGAGCGCCAGCGTCGCGCTCACCGACGGCTGGGGCATCCAGGGGCTGGTCAAGAGCAAGGTCGCCGTCGCGGGCTTCGACCTCGACCTCGGACGCCTGGTGGAGAAGGCGCTCCAGAACCAGATGAACGCGAAGCTGAGCTTCATCGCGACACGCGCCGCCAAGACCAAGCAAGAGACCCGGCTCTCGGTGGCGCGCCTGCGCTTCCGGCTCGACGCCCCGACCGATCCGAAGGCGCTGGAGCAGGCGCTGGCCCAGGCCCTGCGCGGCGACATCCGACTGGCGCAGGCGCTCTCGACGCAGGGTGACCCGGGCGTGATCGCCGAGTTCGACCTGTCGCGCTCCGGCGTGTCGGCGACGTCCCACGCCGGCGTGGACGTGTTCGGCATGAGCTTCTTCAAGACCATCGAGGAGACCCAGGGGTCGGTGGTGATCCAGACCCCGGGCGGCGCGCGCACGCTGCTCTTCGACGGACTGCACAAGCAGAGCGGCTGGTTCTTCTCCTCTCACGGTTACACGCGCATCGGCATGAGCGGTCTGGTGTTCGACCCCGAGGACCCGACGCTGCCGGCGCAGGGAGAGGCCAACCTGATCCTCCAGGTCGAGGAGGGAGACGACTACATGGAGCGCGACAAGCTGCTCGATCACCTGGATGCGGTGATCCAGAGCCTGGGCGGCAAGCCGGCGCTCGAGGCCGTCGAGAAGCCGGGCAACGAGCTCCAGCGCTACGTGGTCGAGTCCTGCCCGAACAGCCAGGCGTTCGACCCCTGCCGCCTCTCCGTGCTGGACGACCCCAAGGTAGTTCAGCTCCGCGCGGACGGCGCGAGCGCCCTCGCCGCCACGCTGAGCGGCCTCGAGCCCGCCGCGAAGGACCTGGTGATGAAGGCGGGCACGCTGCGGCTGACCGCGCAGGCCACGCTCGAGCCGGCGGCGTCGCTGGTCGGGCCGCCCAGCTCTCTGGTCGTGGATCTGCGCCTCGACGACGAGGCGCTCGGCGCGATGTTCACCAAGAAGAGCGAGTTCGAGCTCAGGAACGCGCTCTCGGCGTACCTGCGCGCGGTCCTCATCGACCGCGGCGCGAGCGAGGCCGCGATCCAGACCAAGCGCGCCTCGATTCCGGACGCCAAGGACGGCGCCGTGCTCGACGCCATGGCGGCAGAGTACAAAGCCCGCGCACTCGGCTACGAGAAGCTGATGGCGGCGGAGAAGGCCGTGATCCAGAACATCGGGCCGGTGGGTCCGCGGACCGTGGAGATCCGCTTCCCCGTCGATGCCGGGAACCGGCCCGACTACGACAAGGCCACCGCCGGCTCGCTGAGCCAGGCTAGAGCCCGTGAGGCCCTGGCCCTGTTCGACAACCTGGTGAAGCTGGCCGATGGCCTCGACCCGCACGCCGAACAGCCGGTGCTCTACGCGCTCCTCGCCCTCACCTCCCCGGCCTCGGCGGACGTGCGCCTGAACGTGCAGATGAGCACCTCCAACACCTGGGCGCAGGACTTCGAGCACTACAAGAAGGCGGGCTACGCCGGCTTCGACGTCTACTCCCGCGGCTCGGCCGTGGCGCCCATCGACGGCGGCCTCTTCGACGTGAACGCGCTGCTCGCCGTGAAGTAGGCCTCAGCCGTCGTCCTCGGCCAGCACGATCAGGCGATCGCCCTTCTTGGGCGTGATGGCTGCTTGGCGGAACTGCCACGGGTTCAGGTGGACACCGTAGCGCTGCGCGGGGTCGTTCACGTGGATCTGGATCCCCAGCGCCACCTCACCGCGGGCCTTGGCCGCCACGGTCAGGTACTCGAACGTGGTCGGCTGCCCCGGCGGGACGTAGCGCGTCAGGTCCTTCAGGTAGATCTCGCTGCCCTCGGACTGGAACAGATCCTCGATCACCGGCCGAACCCGGGGCTCGTGGGTGACCTGGGCCAGCACCATGCTCACCATCTCGTTGCTGATCACGATGTCGTTGATCTCGGTCGTCGCCGCCAGATCGCGGTTTCTGGGGTCGAGGATCTCGCTGCACACCTCTTGACCGTGGACCCCTGCGCGGTGGCGGAAGTCGCGGAGCAGGAGCAGCGCGATGATGGCCCGGGTGTCCGCGGCCTCGCTCTCGTCCAGCCCGTGCGCACCCGAGGCGTCGCCCAGCACCATGACCATCGGGTAACGCTCGGTACGCACCTGCTCGAGCACATGGCGATTGGTGAAGTCACCCACCAGGTGCTGCACCTTGATGTTCCCCAGCGAGCCACACTTGTCGGCGATCTCGCGCTCGCGCTCCTCCAGCGAAACCGAGTTGATCAGCGTGACGGTCGAGCCTTGGCCCACGTAGGAGTCGAACTCCTTGAGGATGGGGAAGAGCTTCTCGTTGTAGCCCAGCACCAGCAGGTGCTCGACGGGTTTGTCCGCCGCGGGCGGCGACGGGATCTGGATCTGCTCCACCCGGAGGGGCCCCTGGTAGGGTTGCCAGCGGATGTGATCGTCCTCCGCCAGGAGCAGGAGCTCCTCGTCCGGCGCGATCACGTGGTCAGCGGGTGGGTTCAGGAGGTGGGCCGAGCCATCGGCCTTGCCCACACCGACCAGGCAGGCGTTGGGGAACTCGAGCAACAGGTCGGCGAAGCGCCGGCCCACGACCTGCGGGAAGCGCGCGTAGTGGACCTCGTTGCCCTCGAAGCGGAACAGCTCGTCGTAGATCAGGGACAGCCCGCTGATGCGCGAAGTCTGAAGGATGACCTTGGAGATCATCTCGTTGGTGTTGATGACCTGAGCCCGGCCGCGGCTGGCGATCAGCGCGATTTCCCGGCTTTCGGACAGCATGACCTCGGCGGTGACCTTGATCTGCTCGATGCGGCCGCGCCCGTCCGGGTGGTTGTACAGGGCCATCAGCGTCTTGATCACGCGGCCGTCCGCTCGGTAGGGCTGGTCGCGCTGCGCGTCGTCCACCAGCACCACCACCGCCTGCGCGCGCTCGAAGCTGACCTTCGCCAGGTCGTTCAACGCGACCGAGCTGCCGGAGCGGACCACCAGCTTGACGCGCTTCGGGTGCTGCACCTTGTCGCGCAGCGCCTCCTCCATCGCGACCTTGTCTTGCTCGGCCATCACGACCACCACGATGCGCCCCTTCTCGATGTTGGCCTCCGAGAGCTGGTCGATGACGCTGAAGACCTTCTCGGACCAACCGAGGATCAGGAAGTGGTCGTGCTCGATGACCGGCGAGATGCCGCGCTTGATGGCATCGAGCCGCTCCTGGAAGTTGCCGGCCAGAGAGGAGATGAGCAGGCCCGCGACGACCACACCGGCGACGGTCGCCAGCGTGGAGACGAACCGATTGGGATTGCCGGCGTCGCCACCCATGGTCCCCGGGTCGATCACCCGAGTGAAATAGAACCACGCGCGGTCCAGCAGGCCACCTTCGGCCATCTCGACCCCGACAGCCCCAGCGGCCAGCGAAATGGCTGCGAACAGCACGACCAAGAGCATCGTCAGCGCGAACAGGAAGAGCAGCTGCTTGCCCGCTCCACCGCTCAGGAACTCTTCCCACCTGTACCGAAGGCGCGCACGCGCGCCCCGCTCGACCGCCATGGCGCCCGAGAGTTCTCGCGGGTGGGCGACCCGTCAATCCGGAACGTCAGTCGAGCTTCCAGGCCTCGCGGAGCAGCGCCCCGAGCGCCTCGCCCCGCGGCCCCGGGCAGCCGGCTCCGATGGCGTGGCCGTCGATCTCCACGACGGGCATCACCAGGAGCGTGGTCGAGGTCACGAAGACCTCGCCCGCGCGGAGCAGTCGCTCGACCGGGATTTCGGCCGCGCCGACCTCCAGGCCCAGGCGCCTCGCCAGACCCTCCACCAGAGGTCCGGTCAAGCCCGGCAAGAGGTGGTGCGAACGCGCGGGCGTGAGCAGCCGATCGCGCTCGATCAGGAACACGTTGCTCGCCGCGCCCTCGCGGACGTTGCCGTCCTCTCCCACGAACAGCGCCTCCGCCGCGCCTCGCGCCGCCGCCTCGCGTCGGGCCATCACCGCCGGCAGGAGCATCGAGGTCTTCAGATCCGAGAGCGCCCAGCGCACGTCGGGCCGCGTGATGGCGCGGATGCCGCGTCGGACCTCCTCGGCGCGCGGGAAACGGAACGGCCGGAGGTAGGCGAAGAAGCTCGGCTCGGGTGGCTCCGCCGGCAGGTGCGCGCGCGGCGCCGTGCCTCCGGTCACCTGCGCGAAGAGCAGCGCCTCGACGAGTCGTTCGCGCCGGAGCAGCTCGCGGGTGAGCTCCTGCCAGCGCTCGGGCAGCGGCACACCCGACTCGATGCCCAAGAGCTTCGCCGACTCGCTCATGCGTTTCGCGTGTTGATCGAGCAAGCGGGGCTCGCCGTCGCTCACCGCGACGACCTCGTACAGGCTCTCGCCGAACTGCAAGCCGCGGTCTTCGATGGGGACGCGGGCGTCGGCGAACGGCACGAGGGCGCCGTCGAACCAGGCAACGGTCGGAGCGCTCATGGGCGTGACGCGAGCGTGCCCCGCGACGGCGGGCTCCACCAGCGCAATCGGGCACCTGGCTCCGCGGTTGACCCGCGTGACGCCCGGCGGTAGATCGATGGCGTCTCTCGACCCCAAAGAACGAAGAGAGAGACACACAGCCGAATCCCGCCGACCTTCGGCGGGAGCCGGGTCTGGGTGCCAGCACGAATGCTTCGGGCTGGCTCGGGGAGAAGGGAGAAATCCCCGGGGCACCTCGCTCCGATTCCGACACCCCAGGGCGCGCTGCTCGCGCGCTGACGCTCGGTAGGAAGTCGAGGAGCGACAGATGACACGACATCACCGTTTTGCGTCTCGTGCCCGGGGCTGGAGTACGCCGTGAGCGACTCCGACATCAAAGACCCCGCCGCTCCGAGCGACGGAGAGCCTCCAGAACCGGTCTCCGAGGCGGCTCCCAAGCCCGAGCCCGAGCCGGCTCCCGAGCCGGCTCCCGAGCCCGAGCCCGCTCCCGAGCCCGAGCCCGATCCGGCTCCCGAGCCCGAGCCCGAGCCGGCTCCCGAGCCCGAGCCCGAGCCGGCTCCCGAGCCCGAGCCCGAGCCGGCTCCCGAGCCCGAGCGTGCTCCCGAGCCCGAGCCTGCGCCCGAACCCGAGCCTGCGCCCGAACCCGAACCCGAACCCGAACCCGAACCCGAACCCGAGCCTGCGCCCGAACCCGAGCCGGCCCCCGAGCCCGAGCCCGCTGCGAGGAGCGCGAGGGCAGCGGCTCCCGGAGCGGTCAGCCGCCGTGCCGCCGGTCATGGCGGTCAGGGCGGTCACGGCCGCCTGGGTCCGCTCGCGCTGGGCGCCCTCGGCGTCGTCTACGGCGACATCGGCACGAGCCCGCTCTACGCCTTCCGCGAGTGCTTCCACGGCGACCACGCCATCGCTGCGACGCGGGGCAACGTGCTGGGCGTGCTGTCGTTGATGGCCTGGGCCCTGTTCATCGTCGTGACCATCAAGTACCTGGTCTACGTGCTCCGCGCGGACAACCGCGGCGAAGGTGGCGAGCTCGCGCTGATGGCCCTGGCCCTCTCGAGCATCAAAGGCAAGCTCGGGCCGAAGCTCGTGATCGTGCTCGGCATCTTCGGGGCCTCGCTGCTCTACGGCGACGGCATGATCACCCCTGCCATCTCCGTGCTCAGCGCGGTGGAGGGGCTGGAGGTCGCCGCGCCGGGGCTGAAGCGCTTCGTCATCCCGACCACGATCGTGATCTTGATCGGGCTGTTCATGGTGCAGAAGCGCGGCACGGCCGGCATCGGCGCCGTGTTCGGCCCCATCATGCTGATCTGGTTCACCGTGCTCGCGGTGATCGGCGCCACCCACATCATCGCGCACCCCGGGGTCCTGGAGGCGCTGAGCCCGCACCACGCGGTGCGCTTCCTCGCGGAGAACAAGCTCGCCGGGTTCCTCGTGCTCGGCGCCGTCTTCCTGGTCGTCACCGGGGGCGAGGCGCTCTACGCCGACATGGGACACTTCGGGCGCCGCCCGATCCAGGTCACCTGGATCTTCCTGGTCGGACCGGCGCTGCTCACGAATTACTTCGGCCAGGGAGCGCTCCTGCTGGAGAGCCCGGAGCTCGCATCGAATCCGTTCTACCGCTCGGCCCCGAGCTGGGCGCTCTACCCGATGTTGGTGCTGGCGACGATGGCCACCATCATCGCGTCTCAGGCGGTGATCTCCGGCGCGTTCTCCTACACGCGCCAGGGCATGATGCTGGGGTTCTGGCCGCGCATCGAGGTCAAGCACACCTCGTCCACGCAGATCGGCCAGATCTACGTGCCGACCATCAACTGGATGCTGATGATCTCGACCATCGTGCTGGTCCTGGGCTTCGGCTCTTCGTCGAAGCTCGCGGCGGCCTACGGCATCGCCGTCACCACCACCATGGTCATCACCACGCTCCTGGCATACGTCGTGGCGCGGCATCGTTGGGGCTGGAGCGCGCCCGCGGCGGTCAGCCTCACGCTGCTCCTCTTGGTGGTGGACGTGGGCTTCTGGGGCGCGCAGCTGGTCAAGATCCCGCACGGCG contains:
- a CDS encoding DUF4345 domain-containing protein, whose amino-acid sequence is MSDPEPTSGAPRAVLLALSAAFVAFGVAFLLAPTKLAAFAGITAAGKLGSIELRAFYGGIEIGLGIFLAVTAMRREWQLPGLLCALLSLLGVAAARIYGMTVEGWPGATVLLFLAIELAGVVAAGFGLMRMKKSPGEATLEHDIAALRQDKTELIEKTKPIEKTKPIERTVRLEQSKKG
- a CDS encoding SPFH domain-containing protein; this encodes MNVLALEAVHHTSLLQRAASPAFVGATARILPSQALAFVARGHVAGVLGPGEHVLDPRVIAFLGPIVQQRPGTAILGDDVFWVKMGVAESFQVGGALDPVLDPAVGEKVTPRLDARVSLVVSDPVRLIHGLAGKTDQGAVEQWVKAHLLRHALELAKQVPRLSELVAEAKLPERAQALGRAAAPGLAELGLGLTSAEIVAFVVPDHVASRLRLMGGTLTHYSDAPGPPSLGEGARVRTSRGSEWYSGRVGKVVENRAEIIWDVSGERSEVALAELEPEPAYPGAFTPGTRLLAQWPDGGFYPATVRVYNGTLYEVVWADGSTSWLGPGQVKMG
- a CDS encoding aminotransferase class IV, which gives rise to MSAPTVAWFDGALVPFADARVPIEDRGLQFGESLYEVVAVSDGEPRLLDQHAKRMSESAKLLGIESGVPLPERWQELTRELLRRERLVEALLFAQVTGGTAPRAHLPAEPPEPSFFAYLRPFRFPRAEEVRRGIRAITRPDVRWALSDLKTSMLLPAVMARREAAARGAAEALFVGEDGNVREGAASNVFLIERDRLLTPARSHHLLPGLTGPLVEGLARRLGLEVGAAEIPVERLLRAGEVFVTSTTLLVMPVVEIDGHAIGAGCPGPRGEALGALLREAWKLD
- a CDS encoding potassium transporter Kup yields the protein MKDPAAPSDGEPPEPVSEAAPKPEPEPAPEPAPEPEPAPEPEPDPAPEPEPEPAPEPEPEPAPEPEPEPAPEPERAPEPEPAPEPEPAPEPEPEPEPEPEPEPAPEPEPAPEPEPAARSARAAAPGAVSRRAAGHGGQGGHGRLGPLALGALGVVYGDIGTSPLYAFRECFHGDHAIAATRGNVLGVLSLMAWALFIVVTIKYLVYVLRADNRGEGGELALMALALSSIKGKLGPKLVIVLGIFGASLLYGDGMITPAISVLSAVEGLEVAAPGLKRFVIPTTIVILIGLFMVQKRGTAGIGAVFGPIMLIWFTVLAVIGATHIIAHPGVLEALSPHHAVRFLAENKLAGFLVLGAVFLVVTGGEALYADMGHFGRRPIQVTWIFLVGPALLTNYFGQGALLLESPELASNPFYRSAPSWALYPMLVLATMATIIASQAVISGAFSYTRQGMMLGFWPRIEVKHTSSTQIGQIYVPTINWMLMISTIVLVLGFGSSSKLAAAYGIAVTTTMVITTLLAYVVARHRWGWSAPAAVSLTLLLLVVDVGFWGAQLVKIPHGGWVPLVIAGTIFAMMTTWKDGRGILGQRWREQMIPLGDFFELMRIERPARVPGTAVFMTSNADGTPPALMQNFTHNRVVHQQVILLTVLTTEQPRVMADERVTVEDLPEGFRRVVARYGFMEQPDIPQLLEERHLEDWSLEHTTFFLGRETLLATKREGMAVWREHLFAFMSRNSQRASTFFNVPSDRVMEVGSQIEL